Proteins co-encoded in one Medicago truncatula cultivar Jemalong A17 chromosome 8, MtrunA17r5.0-ANR, whole genome shotgun sequence genomic window:
- the LOC11440486 gene encoding probable ADP-ribosylation factor GTPase-activating protein AGD8 — translation MASDGFTDKNLVFRKLKLKSENKMCFDCNTKNPTWASVTYGIFLCIDCSAVHRSLGVHISFVRSTNLDSWTPEQLKIMSFGGNSRAQIFFKQHGWTDGGKIEAKYTSRAAELYRQILTKEVAKSMALEKGLPSSPVASQSSNGFLDVRTSEVLKENTLDKAEKLESTSSPRASHTSASNNLKKSIGGKKPGKSGGLGARKLNKKPSESFYEQKPEEPPAPVPSTTNNNVSARPSMTSRFEYVDNVQSSELDSRGSNTFNHVSVPKSSNFFADFGMDSGFPKKFGSNTSKVQIEESDEARKKFSNAKSISSSQFFGDQNKARDAETRATLSKFSSSSAISSADFFGDSADSSIDLAASDLINRLSFQAQQDISSLKNIAGETGKKLSSLASSLMTDLQDRIL, via the exons ATGGCTTCCGATGGTTTCACCGACAAGAACCTCGTGTTTAGAAAACTCAAGTTGAAGTCTGAAAATAAG ATGTGTTTTGATTGCAATACGAAGAATCCAACATGGGCATCAGTAACATATGGGATCTTCCTCTGCATTGATTGTTCTGCTGTTCATCGGAGTCTCGGTGTTCATATTAGTTTTGTGAG ATCTACAAACTTAGACTCATGGACTCCTGAGCAACTAAAAAtaatgagttttggaggaaacAGTCGTGCACAGATTTTCTTTAAGCAACATGGTTGGACCGACGGTGGTAAAATAGAAGCAAAGTATACATCCAGAGCTGCAGAGTTGTACAGGCAAATTCTTACAAAGGAAGTAGCTAAAAGTATGGCCTTGGAGAAAGGCTTGCCTTCGTCACCTGTTGCTTCACAGAGCTCGAATGGATTTCTTGATGTCAGGACCAGTGAAGTACTGAAAGAAAACACGTTAGATAAGGCAGAAAAGCTTGAGAGTACATCTTCACCTAGAGCTTCACATACATCAGCatcaaataatttgaagaagTCTATTGGTGGTAAAAAGCCTGGGAAGAGTGGGGGACTTGGTGCCCGTAAGCTCAATAAGAAG CCAAGTGAGTCTTTCTATGAGCAAAAACCTGAAGAACCACCTGCTCCAGTTCCATCCACGACAAACAACAATGTGTCTGCCAGGCCATCTATGACTTCTCGTTTTGAGTATGTAGATAATGTTCAGTCATCTGAGTTGGATTCTAGAGGTTCAAATACATTCAATCACGTTTCTGTACCAAAGTCATCAAACTTCTTTGCAGACTTTGGAATGGATAGTGGTTTCCCAAAGAAATTTGGCTCAAACACCTCAAAAGTGCAA ATTGAGGAATCTGATGAAGCAAGAAAGAAGTTCTCAAATGCTAAATCTATTTCGTCATCTCAATTTTTTGGAGACCAGAACAAAGCAAGAGATGCTGAGACTCGAGCTACTTTGTCAAAGTTTTCA AGTTCATCTGCCATCTCCAGTGCGGATTTTTTTGGTGACTCTGCAGATTCCTCCATTGATCTTGCTGCTAGCGATCTCATTAATCGATTATCTTTTCAG GCACAACAAGATATATCTTCCCTTAAGAACATTGCTGGAGAGACTGGGAAAAAACTCAGCTCCCTGGCCTCCTCCTTGATGACCGATCTTCAGGACCGAATCCTCTAA